In Cyanobacteria bacterium GSL.Bin1, one genomic interval encodes:
- a CDS encoding MarR family transcriptional regulator — protein sequence MSTFSSDAEFLQQWQFALAPYNLGYKLKLTSQLMYRDFWERLEPYNLTPFHYLVLCCLWENDGLSTKDIADKLKQLGATLTGVVDRMENRNLLYRERDESDRRVIRIWLTEEGKQLMRVLPPLGAETIKRATNTLSQVEEEKLLQLLDQIIENFSRNLNP from the coding sequence ATGTCTACTTTTTCCTCTGATGCTGAGTTTCTGCAACAATGGCAATTTGCTCTTGCTCCCTATAACTTAGGCTATAAATTAAAATTAACATCTCAACTAATGTACCGTGATTTTTGGGAGCGACTTGAACCCTATAATCTCACACCATTCCACTATCTGGTCTTGTGTTGTTTATGGGAAAATGATGGTCTTTCAACAAAAGATATTGCAGATAAACTAAAACAACTGGGCGCAACTCTAACTGGTGTAGTTGATCGAATGGAAAATCGAAACCTTCTCTATCGAGAGCGTGATGAAAGTGATCGCCGAGTGATTCGGATTTGGCTAACAGAAGAAGGAAAACAATTGATGAGAGTGCTTCCCCCCCTAGGAGCAGAAACGATAAAACGAGCTACAAATACTTTATCTCAAGTGGAAGAAGAAAAGCTTTTGCAACTACTTGATCAGATTATTGAAAATTTCAGTAGGAATCTTAATCCCTAA